In the genome of Candidatus Izemoplasmatales bacterium, the window CAAGGCGCCATACGCCGTCAACAGTCCCGAGACCGGGCTCGCCGACAAGTACAAGACAGGGCTCAACAACTCCTATACGTTCGAGAACTTCGTCGTCGGCGCATCGAACCGACTCGCCTACACGTCGGCGATCAAGGTCGCGGATCAACCCGGCATCATCTCCAATCCACTGTACATCTTCGGCGAGGTCGGCCTCGGCAAGACCCATCTGATGCAATGCGTCGGCAACTACATCCTCGAAAACGACGTGAACATGAAGGTTCTCTATGTCAAGACCGATCAGTTCATCGAAGACTACGCCAAGGCATCCGCAAAAAAGACGTTCGACGAGTTTTCCAAGAAATACGAGAACGTCGACATCCTTCTCGTCGACGACATCCAGTTCCTTTCCGGCAAGAACCAATCGCAGCTCGAGTTCTTCAAGATCTTCGAAAAGCTGAAGGAGAACAACAAGCAGATCGTGATCACGTCCGATCGTCCCGCGACCGAACTCTACGACATCATGTCGCGCCTCACGAGCCGCTTCTCCTGGGGGTTGTCGGTCGACATCAACCGGCCCTCGCTCGATCACCGCATCCAGATTCTGAAAAAGAAGCTCCAGGCCGAAACCTCCGACCCCGAACTCGTTCCGGACAACGTCCTCGAGTACATCGCCAGCATCTTCGACAACAACGTGCGTGAACTCGAAGGCGCACTGAAGCGGGTCCTGTTCTACTGTACGGCGTTCGACTACAAGTTCACGATCGCCAACGCCGAGGAAGCTCTCAAGAACCTGATCAACACGAAGAAGATCTCCAGCACGGCGATGGCCAACGGCAACTTCAATACGGTTCTTGACATCGTCAGCGCCTACTACCACATCACGACCTCGGACCTTCTCTCGAACAAACGGACGAAGCAGTACGTCTATCCGCGTCAGGTTTCGATGTACATCCTGAAGGAAGTCTACGACCTGACCTACAAGAAGATCGGGCAGATCTTCAACGACAAGGACCACTCCACCGTCATCTATTCGATCGAGCAGATCGCCAACGACATGCAGACCGACAAGGACAAGAAATCGGACATCGAGAAACTGTTGATCAAATGTGGAAAAAAAGCGTAAAAAAGCCCACATTTCGCACATATAAGGATATTATAATAAGGCTATCTGTGGTATAATAATAGGCAGAGATCAAACCGGGTTTTCCCCGAATCCCCAACGCTAATAACAATAATAAGTTATAAAAGATTACCTAAAGAATCAGGAGGGCGCCTATGAATTTCACCATCAATAAAGAGGTTATGCTGAACAACCTGCTGGTCGCGCAGAAAGCCCTGTCGACCAAGACACCGGCTCCGTATCTGCAGGGCGTCAAGCTCGAAGTCTATCAGAACGAACTGGTCATGGTGACGAGCAATTCGGACATATCGATCAAGCTGTCGGTGAAGCACGAGAGCCTTTCCGTGGAGTCGACGGGCGAAGTCCTCGTTCCCGGACGCTATTTCGTCGAAATCATCCGCAAGCTCGACGGAGACAGGATCGCCGTCTCGGTGATCGAGAACAACATGCTCCGGATCGTCGCCGGCAACTCGGACATCACCCTGAACATGATGAACGTCGATGACTTCCCGCAGATCGAGTTCTTCATGAACGACAACCCGATCCGGCTGGATTCGAAGGTCATGCGTTCGATCATCCGTCAAACCACGTTCGCGACTTCCGTCGTCGAGAACCGGCCGATCCTGACCGGCGTCAACATCCGCGTCGACGGGCAGCGCCTCGTGGCGATCGCGACCGACTCCTTCCGTCTTTCCCAGAAGGTCGTCGACATCCCTGCCTCGATGGACAACATGAACGTCGTCATCCCCGGACGCAGCCTCGACGAACTGATCAAGATCATGGAATCCAACCTCGAGGAGATTCTGATCCACCTCGACCACAAGTCGATCCTGTTCGAATACGGCAACGTCCTGTTCCAGTCGCGCCTGCTCGACGGCAACTTCCCCGAGACGTCACGTCTGATTCCGTACGAATTCCCGATCGTGATCAAGTTCAACAAGAACGACCTCGCCATCGCGATCGAGCGCGCCTCGCTGCTCTCGTCCCGCGAAGCGACGGCGGCGATCGTCAAGCTGTACCTCCGCAGCGACAACGTCGTCGAGATCACGTCGAACTCGCCCGAAATCGGCAAGGTCGTCGAAGAAGTCTTCCCCGTCGACAAGGCCATCGGCATTCCGATCCGGATCGCCTTCAGCGCGAAATATTTCCTCGACGCGCTCAAGACGTTCGTCTCCGACCAGGTGTTCGTCAAGTTCACCGGCGAGATCCGTCCCTTCGTCATCGAAGGCGAGAACGACCACGGCCTGATCCAGCTGATCCTGCCGGTCCGTACCGAATAAGCCGCACGTTCGACCATCGGCGGCGCCCTTTGCGGCGCCGCTTTCTTTTTGTCTCGCACCGTTGATTTCAGGTCCGATCGATGATATCATCATATCGTCCCGCGGACGGAGGTATCCCATGAACGAACGCTACGATGTCGTGATCGTCGGCGCCGGCCCTGCCGGCTCGATGTGCGCCTACGAGCTTTACGAAAAGAACCCCGCGCTGTCCGTCCTTCTGCTCGACAAGGGCAACGACATCGCTCGGCGCCATTGCCCGATCCTCGAAAAGAAGCTGGTCAAATGTCCGGAACGGCCCGACGGCGTCGCCGGCTGCTTCCCGGCCTGTTCGATCACGAACGGGTTCGGCGGCTCCGGCGCCTATTCCGACGGCAAGTTCAACATCACCTCCGAATACGGCGGCTGGCTCACCGACTATCTCGATCCGGCCGACGTCGAGGAACTGATCGAATACGTCGACGCCGTCAACCTGAAGTTCGGCGCACCGCGCGAGGTCACCGATCCGACGACCGCGAAGGTCAGGGAGATCGAACGCCGGGGGCTCGCGGTCGGACTCAAGCTGCTGCGCGGGAAGGTTCGCCATCTCGGAACCGAAATCAACCTTACGATCCTCAGAAACCTGTACGACGACCTGGCGCAAAAGATCGCCATGCGTTCCCGGGCCGAAGTCGTCGACGTCCGCGTCGAAGACGGATCCATTCGCGGAGTCGTCTTGAAGGACGGAACCGCGATCGATGCCCCGTGCGTCGTCGTCTGTCCGGGGCGCGACGGATCCCGATGGCTGTCCGACATCTGCCTCACCCACGGCGTTCCGATGCGCGCGAACCACGTCGACATCGGCGTGCGCGTCGAGACCAACAACGAGATCATGGAGGAGATCAACGACAACCTCTACGAAGGCAAATTCATCTTCCGCACGTCGCTCGGAACCCAGGTTCGTACGTTCTGTTCGAACCCTTCGGGGCACGTCGTCGTCGAGAACTTCTCGGGAATCATGCTGGCGAACGGGCACGCCTACGCGGATGCCGGGCTGGGTTCGCGGAACACGAACTTCGCGATTCTCGTGAGTCACGACTTCACGGAGCCGTTCCATCAGCCCAACGAGTTCGCCCAGGGCGTTTCGGGACTGGCGAACATGCTGTCGAACGGATCGATCATTCTGCAGCGCTACGGCGATCTCAAGATGGGAAGAAGGTCGACCGAAAAGCGGATCAGGGAAGGATTCGTCGTCCCCACGCTGAAGGAGGCCGTCCCGGGAGACCTCGGACTGGTCCTGCCCTACAAGACGATGATGTCGATCATCGAAATGATCGAAGCGCTCGACCACGTGACGCCCGGCATCGCGTCCGAGCATACGCTGTTCTACGGCGTGGAAGCCAAGTTCTATTCCGCCCGTCCCGAAGTCGACGATCGCTTCGAAACGCGCGTCAAGGGGCTGTATGCGGGCGGAGACGGCGCCGGCATGACGCGCGGCCTGGCGCAAGCCGGAGCGAACGGCGTCAGAATCGCCCGCGCCATCGCCGAAAATGAATGATCAGGACGGCCGCACGTGAAAACGACGGCCGTTTCTTTTCACCCCGACGGCGGGTGCAATCGTCCGCGCCTATGATATAATACAATTGGCTTCCGGGAGGTAGGAAAATGGGCAAGAGGGTCGTTGTCGTCGGCACCCAGTGGGGGGACGAAG includes:
- the dnaA gene encoding chromosomal replication initiator protein DnaA, producing the protein MEEFQKLWEQIKTKLQIILDEDVYNETFAGITSVFKIVNNYVYLVAPNSFIKGKIESFYLNRLNGMLNELVQEKHMFKIITKEQAAEELAKAPYAVNSPETGLADKYKTGLNNSYTFENFVVGASNRLAYTSAIKVADQPGIISNPLYIFGEVGLGKTHLMQCVGNYILENDVNMKVLYVKTDQFIEDYAKASAKKTFDEFSKKYENVDILLVDDIQFLSGKNQSQLEFFKIFEKLKENNKQIVITSDRPATELYDIMSRLTSRFSWGLSVDINRPSLDHRIQILKKKLQAETSDPELVPDNVLEYIASIFDNNVRELEGALKRVLFYCTAFDYKFTIANAEEALKNLINTKKISSTAMANGNFNTVLDIVSAYYHITTSDLLSNKRTKQYVYPRQVSMYILKEVYDLTYKKIGQIFNDKDHSTVIYSIEQIANDMQTDKDKKSDIEKLLIKCGKKA
- the dnaN gene encoding DNA polymerase III subunit beta, with product MNFTINKEVMLNNLLVAQKALSTKTPAPYLQGVKLEVYQNELVMVTSNSDISIKLSVKHESLSVESTGEVLVPGRYFVEIIRKLDGDRIAVSVIENNMLRIVAGNSDITLNMMNVDDFPQIEFFMNDNPIRLDSKVMRSIIRQTTFATSVVENRPILTGVNIRVDGQRLVAIATDSFRLSQKVVDIPASMDNMNVVIPGRSLDELIKIMESNLEEILIHLDHKSILFEYGNVLFQSRLLDGNFPETSRLIPYEFPIVIKFNKNDLAIAIERASLLSSREATAAIVKLYLRSDNVVEITSNSPEIGKVVEEVFPVDKAIGIPIRIAFSAKYFLDALKTFVSDQVFVKFTGEIRPFVIEGENDHGLIQLILPVRTE
- a CDS encoding NAD(P)/FAD-dependent oxidoreductase, translating into MNERYDVVIVGAGPAGSMCAYELYEKNPALSVLLLDKGNDIARRHCPILEKKLVKCPERPDGVAGCFPACSITNGFGGSGAYSDGKFNITSEYGGWLTDYLDPADVEELIEYVDAVNLKFGAPREVTDPTTAKVREIERRGLAVGLKLLRGKVRHLGTEINLTILRNLYDDLAQKIAMRSRAEVVDVRVEDGSIRGVVLKDGTAIDAPCVVVCPGRDGSRWLSDICLTHGVPMRANHVDIGVRVETNNEIMEEINDNLYEGKFIFRTSLGTQVRTFCSNPSGHVVVENFSGIMLANGHAYADAGLGSRNTNFAILVSHDFTEPFHQPNEFAQGVSGLANMLSNGSIILQRYGDLKMGRRSTEKRIREGFVVPTLKEAVPGDLGLVLPYKTMMSIIEMIEALDHVTPGIASEHTLFYGVEAKFYSARPEVDDRFETRVKGLYAGGDGAGMTRGLAQAGANGVRIARAIAENE